The following proteins are encoded in a genomic region of Hippoglossus hippoglossus isolate fHipHip1 chromosome 3, fHipHip1.pri, whole genome shotgun sequence:
- the LOC117757260 gene encoding BTB/POZ domain-containing protein kctd15 isoform X3 translates to MYKEGRSMSRLSLTRSPVSPLATQGIPLPAQLTKANAPVHIDVGGHMYTSSLATLTKYPDSRISRLFNGTEPIVLDSLKQHYFIDRDGEIFRYILSFLRTSKLLLPDDFKDFHLLYEEARYYQLMPMIKELERWKQEREQRRTMQPCDCLVVRVTPDLGERIALSGEKVLIEEIFPETGDVMCNSVNAGWNQDPTHVIRFPLNGYCRLNSVQVMERLFQKGFSVAASCGGGVDSSQFSEYVLCREDRRSLSINTPIRIKQEPLD, encoded by the exons ATGTACAAG GAGGGAAGAAGCATGTCACGGTTGTCTCTGACCCGGTCCCCGGTCTCTCCTCTGGCCACTCAGGGTATCCCTCTGCCGGCTCAGCTGACCAAGGCGAACGCCCCGGTGCACATTGACGTCGGGGGACACATGTACACCAGCAGCCTGGCGACCCTCACCAAGTACCCAGACTCCAG AATCAGTCGTCTGTTCAATGGCACTGAGCCCATCGTGTTGGACAGCTTGAAGCAGCACTACTTCATAGATCGGGACGGCGAGATATTCCGCTACATTCTCAGTTTCCTCAGGACCAGCAAATTGCTCCTTCCAGATGACTTCAAG GACTTCCACTTGCTGTACGAGGAGGCGCGCTATTACCAGCTAATGCCCATGATTAAAGAGCTGGAGCGCTGGAAGCAGGAGCGTGAGCAACGGCGGACGATGCAGCCCTGCGACTGCTTGGTGGTTCGTGTCACACCCGACCTGGGCGAAAGGATCGCCCTGAGCGGGGAGAAGGTCCTCATCGAGGAGATCTTCCCCGAGACTGGAGATGTTATGTGTAACTCAGTCAACGCCGGCTGGAACCAGGACCCGACGCACGTCATTCGCTTCCCCCTCAATGGCTACTGCAGGCTCAACTCTGTCCAG GTTATGGAGCGTCTCTTCCAGAAAGGTTTCAGCGTGGCGGCGTCATGCGGAGGCGGCGTGGACTCATCCCAGTTCAGTGAGTACGTGTTGTGTCGCGAGGACCGGCGGAGTCTGTCCATCAACACGCCCATCAGGATAAAACAGGAACCCCTGGACTAG
- the LOC117757260 gene encoding BTB/POZ domain-containing protein kctd15 isoform X5, translating to MYKGIPLPAQLTKANAPVHIDVGGHMYTSSLATLTKYPDSRISRLFNGTEPIVLDSLKQHYFIDRDGEIFRYILSFLRTSKLLLPDDFKDFHLLYEEARYYQLMPMIKELERWKQEREQRRTMQPCDCLVVRVTPDLGERIALSGEKVLIEEIFPETGDVMCNSVNAGWNQDPTHVIRFPLNGYCRLNSVQVMERLFQKGFSVAASCGGGVDSSQFSEYVLCREDRRSLSINTPIRIKQEPLD from the exons ATGTACAAG GGTATCCCTCTGCCGGCTCAGCTGACCAAGGCGAACGCCCCGGTGCACATTGACGTCGGGGGACACATGTACACCAGCAGCCTGGCGACCCTCACCAAGTACCCAGACTCCAG AATCAGTCGTCTGTTCAATGGCACTGAGCCCATCGTGTTGGACAGCTTGAAGCAGCACTACTTCATAGATCGGGACGGCGAGATATTCCGCTACATTCTCAGTTTCCTCAGGACCAGCAAATTGCTCCTTCCAGATGACTTCAAG GACTTCCACTTGCTGTACGAGGAGGCGCGCTATTACCAGCTAATGCCCATGATTAAAGAGCTGGAGCGCTGGAAGCAGGAGCGTGAGCAACGGCGGACGATGCAGCCCTGCGACTGCTTGGTGGTTCGTGTCACACCCGACCTGGGCGAAAGGATCGCCCTGAGCGGGGAGAAGGTCCTCATCGAGGAGATCTTCCCCGAGACTGGAGATGTTATGTGTAACTCAGTCAACGCCGGCTGGAACCAGGACCCGACGCACGTCATTCGCTTCCCCCTCAATGGCTACTGCAGGCTCAACTCTGTCCAG GTTATGGAGCGTCTCTTCCAGAAAGGTTTCAGCGTGGCGGCGTCATGCGGAGGCGGCGTGGACTCATCCCAGTTCAGTGAGTACGTGTTGTGTCGCGAGGACCGGCGGAGTCTGTCCATCAACACGCCCATCAGGATAAAACAGGAACCCCTGGACTAG
- the LOC117757260 gene encoding BTB/POZ domain-containing protein kctd15 isoform X4 encodes MFETGIPLPAQLTKANAPVHIDVGGHMYTSSLATLTKYPDSRISRLFNGTEPIVLDSLKQHYFIDRDGEIFRYILSFLRTSKLLLPDDFKDFHLLYEEARYYQLMPMIKELERWKQEREQRRTMQPCDCLVVRVTPDLGERIALSGEKVLIEEIFPETGDVMCNSVNAGWNQDPTHVIRFPLNGYCRLNSVQVMERLFQKGFSVAASCGGGVDSSQFSEYVLCREDRRSLSINTPIRIKQEPLD; translated from the exons ATGTTTGAAACG GGTATCCCTCTGCCGGCTCAGCTGACCAAGGCGAACGCCCCGGTGCACATTGACGTCGGGGGACACATGTACACCAGCAGCCTGGCGACCCTCACCAAGTACCCAGACTCCAG AATCAGTCGTCTGTTCAATGGCACTGAGCCCATCGTGTTGGACAGCTTGAAGCAGCACTACTTCATAGATCGGGACGGCGAGATATTCCGCTACATTCTCAGTTTCCTCAGGACCAGCAAATTGCTCCTTCCAGATGACTTCAAG GACTTCCACTTGCTGTACGAGGAGGCGCGCTATTACCAGCTAATGCCCATGATTAAAGAGCTGGAGCGCTGGAAGCAGGAGCGTGAGCAACGGCGGACGATGCAGCCCTGCGACTGCTTGGTGGTTCGTGTCACACCCGACCTGGGCGAAAGGATCGCCCTGAGCGGGGAGAAGGTCCTCATCGAGGAGATCTTCCCCGAGACTGGAGATGTTATGTGTAACTCAGTCAACGCCGGCTGGAACCAGGACCCGACGCACGTCATTCGCTTCCCCCTCAATGGCTACTGCAGGCTCAACTCTGTCCAG GTTATGGAGCGTCTCTTCCAGAAAGGTTTCAGCGTGGCGGCGTCATGCGGAGGCGGCGTGGACTCATCCCAGTTCAGTGAGTACGTGTTGTGTCGCGAGGACCGGCGGAGTCTGTCCATCAACACGCCCATCAGGATAAAACAGGAACCCCTGGACTAG
- the LOC117757260 gene encoding BTB/POZ domain-containing protein kctd15 isoform X2, with protein sequence MFETEGRSMSRLSLTRSPVSPLATQGIPLPAQLTKANAPVHIDVGGHMYTSSLATLTKYPDSRISRLFNGTEPIVLDSLKQHYFIDRDGEIFRYILSFLRTSKLLLPDDFKDFHLLYEEARYYQLMPMIKELERWKQEREQRRTMQPCDCLVVRVTPDLGERIALSGEKVLIEEIFPETGDVMCNSVNAGWNQDPTHVIRFPLNGYCRLNSVQVMERLFQKGFSVAASCGGGVDSSQFSEYVLCREDRRSLSINTPIRIKQEPLD encoded by the exons ATGTTTGAAACG GAGGGAAGAAGCATGTCACGGTTGTCTCTGACCCGGTCCCCGGTCTCTCCTCTGGCCACTCAGGGTATCCCTCTGCCGGCTCAGCTGACCAAGGCGAACGCCCCGGTGCACATTGACGTCGGGGGACACATGTACACCAGCAGCCTGGCGACCCTCACCAAGTACCCAGACTCCAG AATCAGTCGTCTGTTCAATGGCACTGAGCCCATCGTGTTGGACAGCTTGAAGCAGCACTACTTCATAGATCGGGACGGCGAGATATTCCGCTACATTCTCAGTTTCCTCAGGACCAGCAAATTGCTCCTTCCAGATGACTTCAAG GACTTCCACTTGCTGTACGAGGAGGCGCGCTATTACCAGCTAATGCCCATGATTAAAGAGCTGGAGCGCTGGAAGCAGGAGCGTGAGCAACGGCGGACGATGCAGCCCTGCGACTGCTTGGTGGTTCGTGTCACACCCGACCTGGGCGAAAGGATCGCCCTGAGCGGGGAGAAGGTCCTCATCGAGGAGATCTTCCCCGAGACTGGAGATGTTATGTGTAACTCAGTCAACGCCGGCTGGAACCAGGACCCGACGCACGTCATTCGCTTCCCCCTCAATGGCTACTGCAGGCTCAACTCTGTCCAG GTTATGGAGCGTCTCTTCCAGAAAGGTTTCAGCGTGGCGGCGTCATGCGGAGGCGGCGTGGACTCATCCCAGTTCAGTGAGTACGTGTTGTGTCGCGAGGACCGGCGGAGTCTGTCCATCAACACGCCCATCAGGATAAAACAGGAACCCCTGGACTAG
- the LOC117757260 gene encoding BTB/POZ domain-containing protein kctd15 isoform X1, which translates to MAFFYTCFQEGRSMSRLSLTRSPVSPLATQGIPLPAQLTKANAPVHIDVGGHMYTSSLATLTKYPDSRISRLFNGTEPIVLDSLKQHYFIDRDGEIFRYILSFLRTSKLLLPDDFKDFHLLYEEARYYQLMPMIKELERWKQEREQRRTMQPCDCLVVRVTPDLGERIALSGEKVLIEEIFPETGDVMCNSVNAGWNQDPTHVIRFPLNGYCRLNSVQVMERLFQKGFSVAASCGGGVDSSQFSEYVLCREDRRSLSINTPIRIKQEPLD; encoded by the exons ATGGCTTTTTTCTACACTTGCTTTCAGGAGGGAAGAAGCATGTCACGGTTGTCTCTGACCCGGTCCCCGGTCTCTCCTCTGGCCACTCAGGGTATCCCTCTGCCGGCTCAGCTGACCAAGGCGAACGCCCCGGTGCACATTGACGTCGGGGGACACATGTACACCAGCAGCCTGGCGACCCTCACCAAGTACCCAGACTCCAG AATCAGTCGTCTGTTCAATGGCACTGAGCCCATCGTGTTGGACAGCTTGAAGCAGCACTACTTCATAGATCGGGACGGCGAGATATTCCGCTACATTCTCAGTTTCCTCAGGACCAGCAAATTGCTCCTTCCAGATGACTTCAAG GACTTCCACTTGCTGTACGAGGAGGCGCGCTATTACCAGCTAATGCCCATGATTAAAGAGCTGGAGCGCTGGAAGCAGGAGCGTGAGCAACGGCGGACGATGCAGCCCTGCGACTGCTTGGTGGTTCGTGTCACACCCGACCTGGGCGAAAGGATCGCCCTGAGCGGGGAGAAGGTCCTCATCGAGGAGATCTTCCCCGAGACTGGAGATGTTATGTGTAACTCAGTCAACGCCGGCTGGAACCAGGACCCGACGCACGTCATTCGCTTCCCCCTCAATGGCTACTGCAGGCTCAACTCTGTCCAG GTTATGGAGCGTCTCTTCCAGAAAGGTTTCAGCGTGGCGGCGTCATGCGGAGGCGGCGTGGACTCATCCCAGTTCAGTGAGTACGTGTTGTGTCGCGAGGACCGGCGGAGTCTGTCCATCAACACGCCCATCAGGATAAAACAGGAACCCCTGGACTAG